Below is a genomic region from Planifilum fulgidum.
GCTTTCTCTATGCCGTCGGTTTTCTCGTCTCCTACCTCCTGCTGTTGTTTTTCATCGCCGAACCCATCCGCCGGTTGGGAACATACACCCTGGGGGACGTGATCGCCGCCCGGTTCCCGGAGCGGCCGATCCGCCTGATGGTTTCCCTCAACACCATCACGATCTGCGTACTCTACATGGTCCCCCAGCTCATGGCCGCGGGGCTGTTCATTCAGCTGCTGCTGGGGCTGGACTACCAAATTTCCGTGCTGGTCATCGGCCTTTTGATCACCGTATATGTCATGTTCGGGGGCATGATCACCACCTCCTGGGTCCAAATCATCAAAACGGTACTGCTGATGACCGGCACCTTCCTCCTCTGCCTGCTCGTGCTCGCCCGTTTCCGTTGGGACCCGGGGGCGCTGCTGGCCCGGGCGGCGGCGGAAAGCCCCTATGCCGAGGGCTTTTTCCGGGCCGGCAACCTTCTGACCCATCCCCTGGAAACCTTTTCCCTGCTCCTGACGCTGATTCTCGGCACGGCGGGACTGCCCCACATCCTCATCCGCTTCTACACGGTCCGGGATCAGCGGGCCGTGCGGCAATCGGTCGTGATCGCCAGCTGGATCATCGGCACCTTCTATCTGATGACGCTGATCCTCGGACTGGGCGCGGTGGCGCTGGTGGGCCGGGATCGGCTGGCGACCGCCGACCCCGAGGGAAATCTGGCGGCTCCCCTTTTGGCTCACACCCTGGGCGGCGACTTCGTCATGGCCTTCCTTTCGGCGGCGGCCTTTGCCACCATTCTCGCCGTGATGACCGGATTGGTGATCGCCGCCACTTCCTCCTTCGCCCACGACATCTACAACCATCTTCTCCACCGGGGAAAAGCGGGAAGAAGGCAGCAGCTGAAGGTGGCCCGGGGAACCGCCGCCGTTACCGGGGCTTCGGCCATATTTTTGTCCCTGTTGATGGAACCGAAGAACGTCACCTTTCTCGTCTCCCTCGCCTTTATGATGGCGGGTTCCACCCAGTTTCCCCTGCTTCTCCTCACCCTTTACTGGAGAAAATTCACCGCCTTCGGGGCGGTGGCGGGAATGATCGCGGGGCTTCTCGCATCCCTGTGGCTTGTGCTTCCGGGCGGAACAAAGCTGGAAAACCCCGGGATTCTGGCCATTCCCCTCGGTTTTGCCGCCGCGGTGATCGGCACATGGCTCACCCGCCGGCCCGAGGAGGAGCGGCGGTTCGACCGGATCCTGCTGCAGGTGCATGCGGGAATGGAGCCCCGGAAAGGCGGGAATCAGGAATGGAAGAGCTGACCATCCTCCTGCTGCAGCGCATCGCCCTGCTGCTTCTGTGCGCCTTTTTGCTCACCCGCATCCCCTCTTTCCGCTATCTGCTGGACAGGGAGATCAACTTAAGGACCGTCCTCTCCCACTCCGTCATCTTCGGCCTGTTCGGGATCGCCAGCACCCAGGCCGGGGTGATCTTCGACGGAGAGCGCTTTTACTCCGGGTTATGGTACACGGGCTTGGCCCCGGACGAAACCCTGGTCAGCTCCGGCCTCGTCGCCGTCGTGATCGCCGGCCTGCTGGGAGGCCCCGCCGTGGGACTCGGGGCCGGTTGCATCACCGGCGGATACACCCTCACCCTCGGCGGCCATCTGATCGCGGCCAGCAGCCTCGTCAACCCAATCACGGGCTTCTTGGCGGGGCTTACCGCCCGCTTTTTCTCCCAGGAGCGGGTGATCTCCCCCTTCAAGGCGCTTTTCATCGGGATGTTCGCTCCGATCCTGTACATGCACCTTTTCCTCATTTTCAGCTCCCGGCCAGAGGAGACCATTCCCTTCGTCAACGCGGCGGGCGTCCCCCTCGTGGTGAGCAACAGCGTGGGGATCGCGATATTCACCGCCGTGATCCGCGTCGCCCTGGAGGAAAAGGAGCGGGAAGCCGCCGGAGAGACGCGGCGGGCCTTCAAGATCGCCGAAACCGCCCTGCCCCATCTCCGCCAGGGACTGAACGGACGAACGGCCCGAAAGCTGGCGGAGCTGTTGAACCGGGAGCTTACCAACGTGGCCGGGGTGGCGGTGACGGACGGGAAAAGGGTGCTGGCCCATGCGGGAAAGGGGGCGAAAGGTCACGGAGAAGGGGGGATCCTGCCGCGGGAGGAGGAATCGGCGGAAATCGGGGAAACGGGACTCAAAATGGTGTCCGGCCACGAAAGGATGGATTGCGGCCGGCCGCGCTGTCCCCTGCGGGCGGCCCTGCTCATTCCCATTTTTGAAACGGGAGAGAAAGTGGGGC
It encodes:
- a CDS encoding solute symporter family protein; translated protein: MNLTHLIFLAAILVGILIITHWAAKTNTTPQQFYIVSGNLTATQNGLAIAGDFISAASFLGITGSIAFYGFDGFLYAVGFLVSYLLLLFFIAEPIRRLGTYTLGDVIAARFPERPIRLMVSLNTITICVLYMVPQLMAAGLFIQLLLGLDYQISVLVIGLLITVYVMFGGMITTSWVQIIKTVLLMTGTFLLCLLVLARFRWDPGALLARAAAESPYAEGFFRAGNLLTHPLETFSLLLTLILGTAGLPHILIRFYTVRDQRAVRQSVVIASWIIGTFYLMTLILGLGAVALVGRDRLATADPEGNLAAPLLAHTLGGDFVMAFLSAAAFATILAVMTGLVIAATSSFAHDIYNHLLHRGKAGRRQQLKVARGTAAVTGASAIFLSLLMEPKNVTFLVSLAFMMAGSTQFPLLLLTLYWRKFTAFGAVAGMIAGLLASLWLVLPGGTKLENPGILAIPLGFAAAVIGTWLTRRPEEERRFDRILLQVHAGMEPRKGGNQEWKS
- a CDS encoding LytS/YhcK type 5TM receptor domain-containing protein translates to MEELTILLLQRIALLLLCAFLLTRIPSFRYLLDREINLRTVLSHSVIFGLFGIASTQAGVIFDGERFYSGLWYTGLAPDETLVSSGLVAVVIAGLLGGPAVGLGAGCITGGYTLTLGGHLIAASSLVNPITGFLAGLTARFFSQERVISPFKALFIGMFAPILYMHLFLIFSSRPEETIPFVNAAGVPLVVSNSVGIAIFTAVIRVALEEKEREAAGETRRAFKIAETALPHLRQGLNGRTARKLAELLNRELTNVAGVAVTDGKRVLAHAGKGAKGHGEGGILPREEESAEIGETGLKMVSGHERMDCGRPRCPLRAALLIPIFETGEKVGQIILYFQRQQQIRPVEIAFAQGLEKLLSHQLDMIAAEKAKALLQEAELRNLQAQVHPHFLFNTLHLIATLIRVDPAQARHLIVQLGAFLRSSMKLASSSLVPLEQEEQQLKAYLEIVRVRFRGKLDIRYRREEGIEQVPIPPFTLQPLVENSIQHGLKDTSGGGLVEIELARDRKDKRRLQVVIRDNGKGIPPHILAVLGKAPIPSPGGDRSGGMGIYNVNQRLIRLFGEEARLRFANRPKGGSIVSFQIPCPAPGERNRGEEVTAHAD